A single region of the Aurantiacibacter sp. MUD11 genome encodes:
- a CDS encoding SURF1 family cytochrome oxidase biogenesis protein — MTRRIPIIPTIFVMAAAATMVALGVWQLGRADWKAGLLDRYAAAANDPQTVAWPQNEAQVEERLFQRSNLRCDRVVAINGIAGRSASGQQGWMQLATCAISGGGEGEVALGWSSRPDLVSWDGGVVEGVLAPSPAGARIIAEPPVAGLEPLARPDPSDLPNNHLAYAGQWFFFALTALVIYWLALRRRWRDGDAEG, encoded by the coding sequence ATGACCCGCCGCATTCCGATCATCCCAACGATCTTCGTCATGGCCGCCGCCGCCACCATGGTGGCGCTGGGCGTGTGGCAGCTGGGCAGGGCGGATTGGAAGGCAGGGCTGCTGGACCGCTACGCGGCGGCAGCGAACGATCCGCAAACGGTCGCCTGGCCGCAGAACGAGGCCCAGGTCGAAGAACGCCTGTTCCAGCGGAGCAACCTGCGCTGCGACCGGGTCGTTGCCATCAATGGCATCGCGGGTCGTTCCGCTTCAGGCCAGCAAGGCTGGATGCAGCTTGCCACATGCGCCATTTCCGGCGGTGGCGAAGGCGAGGTTGCCCTTGGCTGGTCCTCCCGACCGGACCTGGTTTCCTGGGACGGAGGAGTGGTTGAAGGCGTCCTGGCGCCGTCTCCTGCCGGCGCGCGCATCATTGCCGAGCCGCCGGTCGCCGGCCTCGAACCGCTCGCCAGGCCCGACCCCAGCGACCTGCCCAACAATCACCTCGCCTATGCCGGGCAGTGGTTCTTCTTCGCGCTGACCGCGCTGGTGATCTACTGGCTGGCCCTGCGGCGGCGCTGGCGCGATGGTGACGCGGAAGGCTGA
- a CDS encoding class I SAM-dependent methyltransferase, which translates to MAELVRDPVVMIGEGWADYGLVDSGHGRKLERYGSRRFIRPEPQAMWSPREANWQADGEFVPGSDEDGGGRWQFTGDVPSDGWPLAWEEVKFTAQCTPFRHLGFFPDMAPVWHWMRGQLDGREDAQTLNLFGYTGVGSLALSKCGPVTHVDASKKSVAQARENAALSGMEDRPIRWLVDDAAKFTAREVRRERRYDGIILDPPKFGRGPKNETWRIEEGLPGLIADCRQLLDADSRFLFLTVYAVRMSSLAIGGLLAEALDGLPGEVEHGDLAVREDGENGRLLPTAIFARWSNPA; encoded by the coding sequence ATGGCAGAGCTGGTCCGCGATCCGGTAGTCATGATCGGCGAGGGCTGGGCCGACTACGGCCTGGTCGATAGCGGACATGGCCGCAAGCTGGAACGCTATGGCAGCCGCCGCTTCATCCGCCCCGAACCGCAGGCCATGTGGTCTCCGCGGGAAGCCAACTGGCAAGCCGACGGAGAATTCGTGCCCGGCAGCGACGAGGACGGCGGCGGCCGCTGGCAGTTCACCGGCGACGTGCCGAGCGATGGCTGGCCGCTGGCCTGGGAAGAGGTGAAGTTTACCGCCCAATGCACACCTTTCCGCCACCTCGGTTTCTTCCCCGACATGGCACCCGTCTGGCACTGGATGCGCGGTCAGCTTGATGGCCGCGAGGATGCGCAGACGCTGAACCTGTTCGGCTATACCGGCGTCGGTTCGCTGGCGCTGAGCAAGTGCGGCCCCGTCACCCATGTCGATGCCAGCAAGAAATCGGTGGCGCAGGCGCGCGAGAACGCCGCGCTTTCCGGGATGGAAGATCGCCCGATCCGCTGGCTGGTCGACGATGCCGCCAAGTTCACCGCGCGTGAAGTGCGGCGCGAGCGGCGCTATGACGGGATCATCCTCGATCCGCCCAAGTTCGGACGCGGGCCGAAGAATGAGACCTGGCGCATCGAGGAAGGGCTGCCCGGCCTGATCGCCGATTGCCGCCAGCTGCTCGATGCTGACAGCCGGTTCCTGTTCCTGACGGTCTATGCCGTGCGGATGAGCTCGCTCGCCATCGGCGGCCTGCTGGCAGAGGCCCTTGACGGGCTGCCGGGCGAGGTCGAGCACGGCGACCTGGCCGTGCGCGAGGATGGCGAGAACGGCCGCCTGCTACCCACCGCGATCTTCGCGCGGTGGAGCAATCCAGCCTAG
- a CDS encoding Rossmann fold domain-containing protein yields MSELARIEARSLPDGPLDAAAAFHARIVPAARKASADHDIVVLFDPAGHEHQGWRKAAVEELAREAAPCRVNGVVGAADAALDEVCVYLAAAPGVTGQVLAVADTSD; encoded by the coding sequence GTGAGCGAGCTGGCCCGCATAGAGGCGCGATCGCTGCCCGATGGCCCGCTGGATGCGGCGGCGGCGTTCCATGCGCGTATCGTTCCCGCGGCACGGAAGGCCTCGGCCGATCACGACATTGTCGTGCTGTTCGATCCCGCCGGGCACGAGCATCAAGGCTGGCGCAAGGCTGCGGTCGAGGAACTGGCGCGCGAGGCCGCGCCCTGCCGCGTGAACGGCGTGGTCGGTGCTGCCGACGCCGCGCTGGACGAAGTATGCGTCTATCTGGCCGCAGCCCCCGGCGTTACCGGGCAAGTGCTGGCCGTAGCGGACACAAGCGACTAG
- a CDS encoding DUF983 domain-containing protein has protein sequence MREAALFGSCPRCGARTLFDGWIAFADRCRACGLEYAKFNVGDGPAAFLTLGIGTIIVALALWLQLAVEPAWWVHVILWVPLTIVGVLAGLRAAKAWLLVAEYQRRAEEHRHEGSDLT, from the coding sequence ATGCGCGAGGCCGCCCTTTTCGGTTCTTGCCCACGCTGCGGTGCGCGCACGCTGTTCGACGGCTGGATCGCCTTTGCCGACAGGTGCCGCGCCTGCGGGCTGGAGTACGCCAAGTTCAATGTTGGCGACGGCCCGGCTGCCTTCCTGACGCTGGGCATCGGCACGATAATCGTCGCACTGGCACTGTGGCTGCAATTGGCGGTCGAGCCGGCATGGTGGGTGCACGTCATCCTGTGGGTGCCGTTGACCATTGTCGGCGTGCTTGCCGGACTGCGGGCCGCCAAGGCTTGGCTGCTCGTCGCGGAGTACCAGCGCCGCGCCGAGGAACACCGCCATGAAGGGAGCGACCTGACATGA
- a CDS encoding DUF1499 domain-containing protein: protein MAAIEATATTPKAQNKFIRWIGNFVLGGAVLMVAIVLIAATLARFDMIDKLSGFIPFAMALNPARALTIIGGVALIYALVKKVGPTKKLLAGTVLSIAMAFAVYSMLIIPAGNVPPIHDVTTDLDDPPQFTVLDVDVPVSTGPFSQEEWRAFHEGAYADVQPIVISAPPEEVLASAQALAEDRGWEIASYDAEAGKLEATATAGYVRFYDDVIVEVTPIADGSTRVDMRSVSRVGVSDVGYNAARIRDFLADMPRG, encoded by the coding sequence ATGGCCGCAATCGAAGCAACGGCGACGACGCCGAAAGCTCAGAACAAGTTCATCCGCTGGATCGGCAACTTCGTGCTAGGCGGCGCAGTGCTGATGGTGGCGATCGTGCTGATCGCCGCCACGCTTGCGCGGTTCGACATGATCGACAAGCTATCGGGCTTCATCCCCTTCGCCATGGCGCTCAACCCCGCCCGCGCGCTGACGATCATCGGCGGCGTCGCGCTGATCTATGCGCTGGTGAAGAAAGTCGGGCCGACTAAGAAGCTGCTGGCGGGCACGGTGCTGTCGATTGCCATGGCCTTTGCCGTCTATTCCATGCTGATCATCCCCGCAGGCAACGTGCCGCCCATCCACGACGTGACCACCGACCTCGACGATCCGCCGCAGTTCACCGTGCTGGATGTTGACGTGCCGGTCAGCACCGGCCCCTTCAGCCAGGAGGAATGGCGCGCCTTCCACGAAGGTGCCTATGCCGACGTGCAGCCGATCGTGATCTCCGCTCCGCCGGAAGAGGTGCTGGCTAGCGCGCAGGCCCTGGCCGAGGACCGTGGCTGGGAAATTGCCAGCTACGATGCCGAGGCGGGCAAGCTGGAGGCGACTGCAACCGCTGGCTACGTGCGTTTCTATGACGACGTGATCGTGGAAGTGACACCGATTGCCGACGGCTCCACCCGCGTGGACATGCGCAGCGTCAGCCGCGTGGGCGTGAGTGACGTGGGTTACAACGCCGCACGCATCCGCGATTTCCTGGCGGACATGCCGCGCGGCTAG
- the thrC gene encoding threonine synthase, producing MKYISTRGSAQALDFEGVTLAGLASDGGLYVPESWPRFTEAEIADMAGLSYVELAVRVMSPFVAGSLTEDELRDLCTRAYGRFSHVAVTPLVQLDQQHQLLELFHGPTLAFKDVALQLLGRLFEHFLQKRDDHLTIVGATSGDTGSAAIDAVAGRERVDIFMLHPRGRVSDVQRRQMTTVRAPNVHNLAIEGSFDDAQAMVKRMFVDQAMTGKYRITAVNSINWARLMAQVVYYFASALQLGAPHRKVAFSVPTGNFGDVFAGYVAAQMGLPVERLIVATNVNDILHRALSTGDYSAGTVTPTAAPSMDIQVSSNFERLLFDLGGRDGAAMAEQMRGFEATKAMQLTNAQREGAAALFSSARVDAEAMARAMSWTYENCGEVLDPHTAIGLHAAREAGVDAAIPVVTLATAHPAKFSDAVERATGVRPALPSRIGDLFERSESFAELPGEYDAVAAYVSQHGTPSA from the coding sequence ATGAAGTACATTTCCACCCGTGGCAGCGCGCAGGCGCTCGATTTCGAAGGCGTTACTCTGGCCGGCCTCGCGTCCGACGGCGGCCTCTACGTGCCCGAAAGCTGGCCCCGCTTCACCGAGGCGGAGATCGCCGACATGGCGGGTCTCTCCTATGTCGAGCTGGCCGTGCGGGTGATGTCGCCCTTCGTCGCTGGGTCGCTGACCGAAGACGAGCTGCGCGACCTGTGCACGCGCGCCTACGGCCGTTTCAGCCACGTCGCCGTGACCCCGCTGGTGCAGCTGGACCAGCAGCACCAGCTGCTCGAGCTGTTCCACGGCCCCACGCTGGCCTTCAAGGACGTGGCGCTGCAACTGCTCGGCCGCCTGTTCGAACACTTCCTGCAGAAGCGCGACGATCACCTGACCATTGTCGGCGCAACCAGCGGCGATACCGGCAGCGCGGCCATCGATGCCGTGGCGGGGCGTGAGCGGGTCGATATCTTCATGCTGCACCCCAGGGGCCGGGTCAGCGACGTGCAGCGTCGCCAGATGACCACGGTGCGTGCGCCCAACGTCCACAATCTCGCGATCGAAGGCAGCTTCGACGACGCGCAGGCCATGGTGAAGCGCATGTTCGTGGACCAGGCGATGACGGGCAAGTATCGCATCACCGCAGTCAACTCGATCAACTGGGCGCGGCTGATGGCGCAGGTGGTCTACTACTTCGCCAGCGCGCTGCAGCTGGGCGCGCCGCACCGCAAGGTCGCCTTCAGCGTGCCGACGGGCAATTTCGGCGATGTCTTCGCCGGCTATGTCGCGGCGCAGATGGGCCTGCCGGTCGAGCGGCTGATCGTGGCAACCAACGTCAACGACATCCTCCACCGTGCGCTGTCCACCGGCGACTATTCGGCGGGCACGGTCACGCCCACGGCTGCGCCGAGCATGGATATCCAGGTTTCCTCCAACTTCGAACGCCTGCTGTTCGACCTTGGCGGCCGCGACGGTGCCGCCATGGCCGAGCAGATGCGCGGTTTCGAGGCGACCAAGGCCATGCAGCTGACCAATGCCCAGCGCGAAGGCGCGGCAGCGCTGTTCTCCAGCGCGCGCGTCGATGCCGAGGCCATGGCACGCGCCATGAGCTGGACCTACGAGAACTGCGGCGAGGTGCTCGACCCGCACACCGCCATCGGCTTGCACGCTGCGCGCGAGGCAGGCGTCGATGCGGCCATCCCCGTGGTGACGCTGGCTACCGCTCATCCGGCCAAGTTCAGCGACGCGGTGGAGCGCGCCACCGGCGTGCGTCCGGCGCTGCCTTCGCGCATCGGCGACCTGTTCGAACGCAGCGAGAGCTTCGCCGAACTGCCCGGCGAATACGACGCCGTGGCGGCCTACGTCTCGCAGCACGGCACGCCCAGCGCCTGA
- a CDS encoding dihydroneopterin aldolase, producing the protein MADSLHLELVDFVHMVHTGIYSEETGQPQPLRFTVRVKLKVERHYDADTPLDASKNYMDLKFACSEALGDRHYKLIEAVADHVCETLFLQDERVEEISVKIVKLALSEADEEIGITLVRERK; encoded by the coding sequence ATGGCCGATAGCCTTCATCTCGAACTCGTCGACTTCGTGCACATGGTGCACACCGGCATCTATTCCGAAGAGACCGGCCAGCCGCAGCCGCTGCGCTTCACCGTGCGCGTCAAGCTGAAGGTGGAACGGCATTACGATGCCGACACGCCGCTAGATGCCAGCAAGAACTACATGGACCTGAAGTTCGCCTGCTCGGAAGCGCTGGGCGACCGGCACTACAAGCTGATCGAGGCGGTGGCGGACCATGTCTGCGAGACGCTGTTCCTGCAGGACGAGCGGGTCGAGGAGATCAGCGTGAAGATCGTCAAGCTGGCGCTGAGCGAGGCGGACGAGGAAATCGGCATCACCTTGGTGCGGGAGCGCAAGTGA
- the coxB gene encoding cytochrome c oxidase subunit II codes for MESIDAMIFGVFARKTLNLMAGLALGLSALAQPALAQEAAETEAVAEAAAAAEAPAFEHYGPDMIKGQPVDRGLTFQPQFTENGEYALWMHDAILLPIITVISLFVLALLLWVIVRYNKRANTVPSKTSHNTLIEVIWTVIPVLILVVIAVPSITLLARQYQSPPEDAITIKANGYQWYWGYEYVDNGGFEVISNMLDESEALDAGEPHQLAVDNRMVVPVGVPIRLQTFGADVIHSFGIPSLWFKLDAVPGRINEKMLTIEEPGIYYGQCMELCGARHGYMPIAIEARPLEEFNAWVQSQPGGMTRAQIEAEAAAAAAPAEANEAAEEAADEAAATAA; via the coding sequence ATGGAAAGCATTGACGCGATGATTTTCGGCGTATTTGCCCGCAAGACACTCAATCTGATGGCCGGCCTGGCACTTGGCCTGTCGGCGCTTGCTCAGCCCGCGCTGGCGCAGGAAGCTGCCGAGACGGAAGCCGTGGCTGAAGCAGCCGCCGCTGCCGAGGCACCCGCTTTCGAGCACTATGGTCCGGACATGATCAAGGGCCAGCCCGTTGATCGCGGCCTGACCTTCCAGCCGCAGTTCACCGAGAACGGTGAATATGCGCTGTGGATGCACGATGCGATCCTGCTGCCGATCATCACCGTGATCAGCCTGTTCGTGCTGGCACTGCTGCTGTGGGTCATCGTGCGCTACAACAAGCGCGCCAACACGGTGCCTTCCAAGACCAGCCACAACACCCTGATCGAGGTCATCTGGACCGTGATCCCGGTGCTGATCCTGGTGGTCATCGCCGTCCCGTCGATCACGCTGCTGGCGCGCCAGTACCAGTCGCCGCCGGAAGACGCGATCACCATCAAGGCCAACGGCTACCAGTGGTACTGGGGCTACGAATATGTCGACAACGGCGGTTTCGAGGTGATCTCGAACATGCTCGACGAGAGCGAGGCGCTGGATGCCGGTGAGCCGCACCAGCTGGCCGTGGACAACCGCATGGTCGTCCCCGTCGGCGTGCCGATCCGCCTGCAGACCTTCGGTGCCGACGTGATCCACTCGTTCGGCATCCCCTCGCTGTGGTTCAAGCTCGACGCCGTCCCGGGTCGCATCAACGAGAAGATGCTGACCATCGAGGAGCCGGGCATCTACTACGGCCAGTGCATGGAGCTGTGCGGTGCCCGCCACGGTTACATGCCGATCGCCATCGAGGCGCGTCCGCTGGAAGAGTTCAACGCCTGGGTGCAGAGCCAGCCGGGCGGCATGACCCGCGCGCAGATCGAGGCCGAGGCAGCTGCTGCCGCGGCTCCGGCCGAAGCTAACGAAGCAGCGGAAGAAGCAGCCGACGAAGCTGCCGCCACCGCCGCCTGA
- a CDS encoding cytochrome c oxidase subunit 3 — MAGSKNHDFHILAPDIWPLVGAFSALTFTTGMVMFMHADEGVFGEGLWRVVLGLGIAGLIATFFGWFSKVVNEAQSGDHTPVVQLHMRYGMILFIASEVMFFVGWFWSWFDFALFPAPIQAMGDGVWQNLIGQEGAAALANFPPDGVRVLDAFDLPLLNTLILLCSGTTVTWAHHSLINGDRDGLKKGLWLTVALGVLFTAIQAYEYSHASFGFGGNNYSSAFYMATGFHGFHVLVGTIFLIVCLRRAYLGHFTPKQHFGFEAAAWYWHFVDVVWLFLFVTVYVWGGWGAEIGH; from the coding sequence ATGGCCGGTTCCAAGAACCACGATTTTCACATTCTCGCTCCCGACATCTGGCCGCTGGTGGGTGCCTTTTCGGCACTGACCTTCACCACCGGCATGGTGATGTTCATGCACGCGGACGAAGGCGTTTTCGGTGAAGGCCTGTGGCGCGTCGTGCTCGGCCTCGGCATCGCCGGCCTGATTGCCACCTTCTTCGGCTGGTTCTCGAAGGTCGTGAACGAAGCGCAGAGTGGCGACCACACCCCGGTCGTGCAGCTGCACATGCGTTACGGCATGATCCTGTTCATCGCTTCGGAAGTGATGTTCTTCGTCGGCTGGTTCTGGTCCTGGTTCGATTTCGCGCTGTTCCCCGCCCCGATCCAGGCAATGGGCGACGGCGTGTGGCAGAACCTGATCGGTCAGGAAGGCGCCGCTGCCCTGGCGAACTTCCCGCCCGACGGCGTGCGAGTGCTCGACGCTTTCGACTTGCCGCTGCTCAACACCCTGATCCTGCTGTGCTCGGGCACCACCGTGACCTGGGCGCACCACAGCCTGATCAACGGCGACCGTGACGGCCTGAAGAAGGGCCTGTGGCTCACCGTCGCGCTGGGCGTGCTGTTCACCGCCATTCAGGCCTACGAGTACAGCCACGCCAGCTTCGGCTTCGGCGGCAACAACTACTCCTCGGCCTTCTACATGGCGACCGGCTTCCACGGCTTCCACGTGCTGGTCGGCACGATCTTCCTGATCGTCTGCCTGCGTCGCGCCTACCTCGGCCACTTTACGCCCAAGCAGCACTTCGGCTTCGAGGCCGCTGCCTGGTACTGGCACTTCGTCGACGTCGTCTGGCTGTTCCTGTTCGTGACCGTCTACGTCTGGGGCGGCTGGGGCGCCGAAATCGGCCACTAA
- a CDS encoding heme o synthase, translated as MTATAAPAATQLPAEWRDFFALTKPRVMSLVVFTGLCGLLAAPGAIHPVLGFTTILCIAMGAGGAAALNQWWESDIDAKMKRTSKRPLPAGRMRREDARDFGMLLSGASVMIMGLAIHWLPALVLALSIAYYAVIYTMWLKPRTPQNIVIGGGAGAFPPLIGWIAVTNEITAMPLLLFAIIFIWTPPHFWALALFVKTDYAEAGIPMMPVVKGEKSTRRQVLYYSVALLVTALLPWAIGGTGAIYGVSALVLSAVFVALSVPVGLRSTVADDSMKPEKRLFAYSVLYLFALFTALVADRMVLS; from the coding sequence GTGACCGCAACCGCCGCCCCTGCTGCAACCCAATTGCCCGCCGAGTGGCGCGATTTCTTCGCGCTGACCAAGCCGCGGGTGATGAGCCTGGTGGTCTTCACCGGCCTCTGCGGCCTGTTGGCGGCGCCCGGTGCGATTCACCCGGTCCTTGGCTTCACCACCATCCTGTGCATCGCCATGGGCGCCGGTGGCGCTGCGGCGCTCAACCAGTGGTGGGAAAGTGACATCGACGCCAAAATGAAGCGCACCTCCAAGCGTCCGCTGCCTGCGGGCCGGATGCGCCGCGAGGATGCGCGCGACTTCGGCATGCTGCTGTCGGGCGCATCGGTGATGATCATGGGGCTGGCCATCCACTGGCTGCCCGCGCTCGTGCTGGCGCTGTCGATTGCCTACTACGCGGTGATCTATACCATGTGGCTGAAACCGCGCACGCCACAGAACATCGTCATCGGCGGCGGGGCCGGGGCCTTTCCCCCGCTGATCGGCTGGATCGCGGTCACCAACGAAATCACCGCGATGCCGTTGCTGCTGTTCGCGATCATCTTCATCTGGACGCCGCCGCACTTCTGGGCGCTCGCCCTGTTCGTGAAGACCGACTACGCCGAGGCCGGCATCCCGATGATGCCGGTGGTGAAGGGCGAGAAGTCCACCCGCCGCCAAGTGCTCTACTACTCGGTCGCACTGCTGGTTACGGCGCTGCTGCCCTGGGCCATCGGCGGCACCGGCGCCATCTACGGCGTGTCGGCCCTGGTCCTTTCTGCCGTGTTTGTGGCGCTGTCTGTTCCGGTAGGCTTGCGCAGCACGGTAGCGGACGATTCGATGAAGCCGGAGAAGCGCCTGTTCGCCTATTCGGTGCTCTACCTGTTCGCCCTGTTTACCGCGCTTGTCGCAGATCGCATGGTGCTGTCATGA
- the ctaD gene encoding cytochrome c oxidase subunit I yields MATTAEGFDAHHEDAHHDADHKPGFFARWFMSTNHKDIGTLYLIFAIIAGIIGGAISGFMRAELGAPGLQVMGELVNMLGGDGSSFDQQGHMWNVLITAHGLIMVFFMVMPAMIGGFGNWFVPLMIGAPDMAFPRMNNISFWLTVAGFLSLLFSMFVPGGTGLGAGVGWTVYAPLSTSGAVGPAVDFAIFSLHLAGAGSILGATNFITTIFNMRAPGMTLHKMPLFVWSVLVTAFLLLLALPVLAAAITMLLTDRNFGTTFFDAAGGGDPVLYQHLFWFFGHPEVYIMILPGFGMISQIVATFSRKPVFGYLGMAYAMVAIGVVGFIVWAHHMYTVGLDVNTKMYFTAATMVIAVPTGIKIFSWIATMWGGSIEFKSPMVWAMGFIFLFTVGGVTGVVLANGGVDDNLHDTYYVVAHFHYVLSMGAVFSMFAGWYYWFPKMSGRWHSEFLSHLHFWTFFVGVNVIFFPMHFLGLQGMPRRYPDFTAAYAYWNEIATIGYMIMAGSMVIFFVNIAYAFIAGKKAAGNYWGEGATTLEWSLSSPPPFHQFETLPVIEDHHSADDHISEKPATA; encoded by the coding sequence ATGGCTACCACCGCTGAAGGTTTCGACGCCCACCACGAAGACGCGCACCACGATGCCGATCACAAGCCCGGCTTCTTCGCGCGCTGGTTCATGTCGACCAACCACAAGGACATCGGCACGCTCTACCTGATCTTCGCGATCATCGCGGGTATCATCGGTGGCGCCATTTCCGGCTTCATGCGCGCAGAGCTGGGCGCGCCCGGCCTGCAGGTCATGGGCGAGCTGGTGAACATGCTGGGCGGTGACGGCTCCAGCTTCGACCAGCAGGGCCACATGTGGAACGTGCTGATCACGGCGCACGGCCTGATCATGGTGTTCTTCATGGTCATGCCGGCCATGATCGGCGGCTTCGGCAACTGGTTCGTGCCGCTGATGATCGGCGCGCCGGACATGGCGTTCCCGCGCATGAACAACATCAGCTTCTGGCTGACCGTTGCCGGCTTCCTGTCGCTGCTGTTCTCGATGTTCGTGCCGGGCGGCACGGGCCTGGGCGCCGGCGTCGGCTGGACCGTCTACGCCCCGCTGTCGACCAGCGGCGCCGTCGGCCCGGCCGTCGACTTCGCGATCTTCTCGCTGCACCTTGCCGGTGCCGGCTCGATCCTGGGCGCGACCAACTTCATCACCACCATCTTCAACATGCGTGCGCCGGGCATGACCCTGCACAAGATGCCGCTGTTCGTGTGGTCGGTGCTGGTTACCGCCTTCCTGCTGCTGCTGGCGCTGCCGGTGCTGGCTGCCGCCATCACCATGCTGCTGACCGACCGCAACTTCGGCACGACCTTCTTCGATGCCGCCGGTGGCGGTGACCCGGTCCTGTACCAGCACCTGTTCTGGTTCTTCGGCCACCCCGAAGTATACATCATGATCCTGCCGGGCTTCGGCATGATCTCGCAGATCGTGGCGACCTTCAGCCGCAAGCCGGTGTTCGGCTACCTCGGCATGGCCTACGCCATGGTCGCCATCGGCGTCGTCGGCTTCATCGTTTGGGCGCACCACATGTATACCGTCGGCCTCGACGTGAACACGAAGATGTACTTCACCGCGGCCACCATGGTCATCGCGGTGCCCACCGGCATCAAGATCTTCAGCTGGATCGCCACCATGTGGGGCGGCTCCATCGAGTTCAAGTCGCCGATGGTCTGGGCCATGGGCTTCATCTTCCTGTTCACCGTGGGCGGCGTGACCGGCGTCGTGCTCGCCAATGGCGGCGTCGACGACAACCTGCACGACACCTACTACGTGGTGGCGCACTTCCACTACGTGCTGTCGATGGGTGCGGTGTTCTCGATGTTCGCCGGCTGGTACTACTGGTTCCCGAAGATGTCCGGCCGCTGGCACTCGGAATTCCTGAGCCACCTGCACTTCTGGACGTTCTTCGTCGGCGTGAACGTGATCTTCTTCCCGATGCACTTCCTTGGCCTGCAGGGCATGCCGCGCCGCTATCCGGACTTCACGGCTGCCTACGCCTACTGGAACGAAATCGCGACGATCGGCTACATGATCATGGCCGGCTCGATGGTGATCTTCTTCGTGAACATCGCCTACGCCTTCATCGCCGGCAAGAAGGCCGCGGGCAACTACTGGGGCGAGGGTGCGACCACGCTCGAGTGGAGCCTGTCCAGCCCGCCGCCGTTCCACCAGTTCGAAACGCTGCCGGTGATCGAAGACCACCACAGCGCTGACGACCACATCAGCGAGAAGCCCGCTACCGCGTAA
- a CDS encoding cytochrome c oxidase assembly protein produces the protein MASAATLEHRNRRTMLVAFGIALGMLGLGYAAVPLYDLFCRVTGFGGTTQVATEAEASLAERMAASAGGVTYSIRFDANTSRDMPWEFKPVQVTDRVAIGQRDMAFYTARNNSSIPVTGTATFNVEPEQAGRYFNKIQCFCFTEQTLQPGEEIRMPVLYFVDPAALDDPNMEGVEQITLSYTFHRAPEQPELPQESGS, from the coding sequence ATGGCAAGCGCAGCAACTCTCGAACACCGCAACCGTCGCACCATGCTGGTCGCTTTCGGCATCGCCCTGGGCATGCTGGGGCTCGGCTATGCGGCCGTCCCGCTCTACGACCTGTTCTGCCGCGTCACCGGCTTCGGCGGCACCACCCAGGTCGCCACCGAGGCGGAGGCCAGTCTGGCAGAACGCATGGCGGCGAGTGCCGGCGGGGTGACCTATTCGATCCGCTTCGACGCCAACACCTCGCGCGACATGCCGTGGGAGTTCAAGCCGGTGCAGGTGACCGACCGGGTCGCCATCGGCCAGCGCGACATGGCCTTCTACACCGCGCGCAACAATTCCAGCATTCCCGTAACCGGCACGGCCACCTTCAACGTGGAGCCGGAACAGGCGGGTCGCTACTTCAACAAGATCCAGTGCTTCTGCTTCACCGAGCAGACGCTGCAGCCCGGCGAAGAGATCCGCATGCCGGTGCTCTATTTCGTCGACCCGGCGGCGCTGGACGATCCGAACATGGAGGGGGTCGAGCAGATCACCCTGTCCTATACCTTCCATCGTGCGCCCGAGCAGCCGGAATTGCCGCAGGAAAGCGGCAGCTAG